Within the Arthrobacter sp. UKPF54-2 genome, the region AATGGGGCTGGCCGTCTGGATTACTCCTGAAACCGTGCCGTTCACGAGCTCAACGGCAGGGGAGGCCAGCTCCGTCAGTGCACTCGACGGAACCACCGTTCCGGCCGGGATTGCGGCGCCCGCCAGCTCAACGGCGCCCGGGAGGATGCTCAAAACCGGGGACAACAGCCCAGAGCTGTCGCCCCCGGAACTTGGTGGCGTGGACACGGCCGGCGCGGCGGCAGCGGAGAGCGCCGGGCCCGGCCTTCCGGAGACTTCGTCGTTTGGCGCGCCGGTCGCCGCACCCGCGCTTGTCGCGGAAAGAGTTAGCCACACTGCGGCCGCGGCGCCGGCCAGCAGCACGGGTCGCAGCAGGCGCGAGGCGCGTCCGGAATGTCGTTCGTTCTTCACGTGCAACACCCCCAGGTGCGGCGCAGTAATCGAGACGAAAAGTTCGGCAACTTCCGTCACCGTAGCCACACCCGAAACCTGAAGTCCAGAGTTGCAGCGAGAATTTCCCAATATGATCAGCTTGCTTATTATTTTCCGTCTTCCTAAAGTTGAAGGGGTAAGGCAACCAAAAACCCCGCGTGGGACTTGCCCGGCCCGACGGCCGACACCCCCTCGCGCTGGCCAAGGAGGACACATGTCGGAGCACACCATTGCAGGCAAAAAGGTCGCGTTTCTGCTGACGGACGGCGTCGAACAGATCGAGCTGACCAGCCCGTGGGACGCCGTCAAGGAAGCCGGTGGCGAACCCACCCTGGTGGCGCCCAAGGACGGAAAATTGCAGGGCTACGACGGCACCGAAAAGGGCGAGACGTTCGACGTCGACCTCGCCGTGGACCAAGCCCGCGCCTCCGACTTCGACGCCCTGGTGATCCCCGGCGGCGTCGTCAACGCCGACCATCTCCGGGTCCACAAGGGTGCCCAGGACTTCGTCCGTGGGTTCTTCGAACAGCACAAGCCGGTGGCCTCGATCTGCCACGGACCCTGGCTGCTGATCGACGCCGGCGTCGTCAGCGGGCGGAACGTGACCTCGTACCACACGCTGCAGACCGACCTGAAGAACGCGGGCGCCAACTGGAGCGACGAGGAAGTGGTGGTGGACCAAGGACTCGTGACCAGCCGGAACCCGCACGACCTGCCCGCGTTCAACAGCAAGCTGCTGGAGGAAATCGCCGAAGGCGAGCACGCCGGCCAGACCGCCTAGGCGGGACGCCGGCCGTCGGGATCCGCCGGCACCGGGCTGGGTTGTCCGTGCCGGAGCCGGGCCTATGAACTGTGCCCGATTTCCGGCAGGATATGCCCTGTAAGCCGCGCCGGAGCGGCGGCTGACGCCTGCCTGCTCCCCCGCCACCAGCCATCAAGGAGTCCCGGCTATGACGACGCTCAATCCCTACCTTGGCTTCCGCGACACCGCGAAGGATGCCATGACCTTCTACCAGTCCGTGTTCGGCGGGGAGCTGAACATGAGCACCTTCGCCGAATTCCAGGCGAGTGAGGACCCCGCCGAGCAGGACAAGATCATGCACGCCATGCTGACCAGCGACAAGGGGATGGTGCTGATGGGGGCCGACACGCCCAACAGCATGGACTACACCCCCGGCAACAACTTCTCGGTCTCCCTCAGCGGCACCGACGAGGCCGAGCTGCGCGGCTACTGGGACAAACTGTCCGACGGCGGAACGGTCAGCATGCCGCTGGAGAAGGCCCCCTGGGGCGACACCTTCGGCATGTGCAAGGACAAGTTCGGCGTGGACTGGCTCGTCAACATCGCGCCGGCCGCCGGCTAGCGGGAAGCCGCCGGCCGGGCACCCCGCGGCAGGGTGCCCGGCCGGCGTCGCGCCCTGGCTCAGTCGGGGCTGGTGTCCGTGGTGAGGCCACGGTCATCCGCCGTCTTTTCATCCTGTTCCTCGGCCGGTCCGGGCACTTTGTTCGCGTCGCCTGCGCCGGGGGCGTGGCCTTCCGCGCCGCCCGACGGTCCGCCCGACGTCGGCGCCGCAGCGCCCGTGGTGCCGGTGCCGCTCGCACTGCTAGCGCTGCCGGGGTCGCGGGGAACGGGCGTCCCGTCCTCTGCCACCCCGTCGCTGACGATGTCTCCCGGGTCGGCGGGTGTGCTGCTCATGCGTGCCTCCCATGCTGGCCTGCGGGACGTGCGCCCCGAATGTTCCACCCAAGGTACAGCGGGCCCGGACCGGCGTACAGGCCGCCGCGTCCCTGCCGCCGCTTCGGGCGCGGGCTGTCAGTATGCTTACTAGACGCTGATCCGTGGCGTCGAACAGAAACGAGACCACCATGAGCAGGCCCGTGCGCATCGAGGTCGAGGCCGCAGGACACCTCGGCCACGTCTTCGCCTCCCGGCGGCCGGCCGGCACGGCAGGGGAAGCCGCCGTCGTGCTGATCCACGGGATCGGCGCCTCGCACCGATACCTGCAGAGGCTCCACGGGCTGCTTGCAGAATCGGTGGACACCTTCTCGATCGACCTGCCGGGCTTCGGCGCCACCCCCAGGCCGTCACACACACTCAGCGTGGCGGAGCACGCCACCTATATCCTCGGGGCCCTCGAGCAGTTGGGCGTGACGGAGTTCGTGGTGGTTGGCCACTCGATGGGCACCCAGTTCGCGGTCGAAGCGGCGCGGCAGCAGCCCTCGCGGATCCCGCACGTGGTGCTGATGGGTCCGGTGGTCAACGACCGGCGGCGCACCGTGGCGCAACAGGCCCTGGCGCTCGGCCGCGACTGCCTGTTCTTCGAGAGCCCGTCCTCCAACGCGCTTGTCTTCACCGACTACCTCCGCTGCGGACCAAACTGGTACCTCAAAAACCTGCGGGTCATGATGGACTACCCGATCGAGGAGAAGATTGCAGGCGTCACCGCACCGGTACTCGTGATCCGCGGCGCGAACGACCCGGTAGCGCCGGCGGACTGGTGCCGCCGGCTCGCCGCCCGCGCAGCCTCCGCAACGTTCCTCGAAATCGAGGGAACCGGGCATGTGGTCCAGCACAACCGGGCCGTCCAGGTGGCCGACTCCATCCTCGGCTTCACCGGCGCCGCGGCTTCCGGAAACGAAACGGCCCAGGGGTCTACCGCGTGAGTTCGGTGCTCCGGCTCGCCGGCTGGTGGGCCCGGGACTACGCCTACGCCGCCGGCCGGCAGCTGCGCAGTGCGTTATCCCGGGTGGGCCCCGAGGAGTTCCTCAGCGGCGCGGGCCGGCCCGTGGTGGTGATCCCCGGCATCTTCGAGGACTGGCGCTTTATGCTGCCGCTGATCCGGGAGCTGCACGGAGCCGGGCATCCGGTGCATGTGGTGACGGTGCTCCAGCGCAACCGGCTTGCCGTCCCGAAAGCGGCGGCCCTGATTGCCGGCTACCTCGGGGATCGGGACCTGCGGGACACCCTGATCGTCGCCCACAGCAAGGGCGGACTGATCGGCAAATACGTGATGATGTCGCTGGATCCGGAGCAGCGGGTCACTCGGATGGTCGCGGTCGGGTCCCCGTTTTCGGGCTCGCGTTACGCGGGCTACATGCTGCTGCCGAGCCTGCGGGCTCTGTCCCCGCGCAGCGCGGTCACCGTCCAGCTCTCCCGCGAACAACGCGTCAACGAGCGGATCACCTCCGTCTACGGGCTCTTCGACCCGCACATCCCGGAGGGCAGTGTGCTCCCCGGTGCCCGGAACGTACTGCTGGACACGGGCGGCCACTTCCGGATTCTCGCCCATGAGGTCACCATCAGGACGGTCCTGGCGGAGGCGGCGGCGCCGCCGGCGCCCCGGGTGGCTGCAACGCCAAAGGCCCGCGGCCCGGAGGGCTAATCCTCGAAGTGGGTCCTCGCCGGACCGTGGCCCATGGCGTCAACGATTGCCGCGGCGACGGTGTGCAGCTTGACGTTGCGGGTGCTGGACGCCGTCTTGAGCAGCTCGAACGCCTCGGCCTGGCTGCACCGGTTCTGCGCCATGATGATGCCGATCGCGACGTCGATCGCCGTGCGGGTCTCCAGCGTCGCCTTGAGGTTGACCGCCGTTTCGCTGAAGTGCGCGAACCGCACGGCCAGCCCGAGTGCCATGGTCGTCTGGCTCACGAAGATGCTGGCCAGCTGCTGGGCCCTTTCGTCGAAGCGGTGCGGCCGGTGCGAATACAGATTGAGGGCTGCCCGGGTTTCGCCGTCGAGCAGGAAGGGGACGGCGAGGATGGAGCGCATGCCGTGCTCCCGGACCCTGGCCGCGCACTGGGGCCAACGCGAGTCACCGTCCAGGTCGGCAATGTGCACCGTGACCTGTTCCCGGGATGCCGTCACGCAGGGGCCGTCGCCGAAGCCGTACTGGATCTCGTCCATGGCCTGTGCGGCGGCGCTGCTGCTGGCGACGGTGGCCGCCTTGCGCTGCCGGAGCAGGGTGATCCCACACAGGATTTCATCGCCGGGCTCGGACAGGCTGCGCGCCGAAACCCTGGCTAACTCGCCGAGGAATTCCTCCACGTCGGCGCTGTTCAACACAAGCTGATGCAGGTGCTGGTTGATCGATGTTGCGGTTGACTCGCTTACCACTATTCCTTGATGCCGTTTCGCTCGAACCGAATCGAACCGGCCAGGCGCGGTGCACCACAGCAAGGAAGGAGGGCAGTGGTAGCGGCAGCGTAGCCGGATCGAATAACTATCCAACGGCCTTCTGCTAAACCGTACCAAAAAGAGATTATATACAGGACTTTGCCGGCGTTTCATCTGCCCTTCACCCGGCCAAATGACTCCCGGCCGCCGCCGACGTAGGCTTAGCCGTACCTCGAGGTATCCGGACGGAATCTGCATGCCACAGCTCGAAACCCGGGAGGCCGCCTCCCCGCCCCTGACCATCGCCGACGCCGCTCAGACCGACGCGGCCAGGGTGCTTGCCCGCCTGGGGTCGGGCGCGCGCGGGCTGGACCACGCCGAAGCGGCGGAGCGGCTTGCGGTGCTGGGGCCGAACGCGGTCCGCACCCACGAGGCAAGCGGCTGGTCCGTGCTGGGCAGGCAGTTCCGCAGCCCCATCCTGATCCTGCTGCTCGTCACCGCCGGGCTCTCGCTCTTCCTCGGGGATGCCACCAACTCGATCGTGATCGGGGTCATCCTGCTCGTCAGCGTGGGCCTGGGCTTCAGCAACGAATTCCGGGCCGAACGGGCGGCCGAGGCCCTGCATTCGCGGGTCACGCACACCGCCGTCGTGCTCCGGGACGGGACCGCCCGCGAGGTGAACGTCACCGCCCTGGTGCCCGGCGACGTCGTGCAGCTGGGGCTCGGAGCCATCATCCCGGCGGACCTGCGGCTGCTGGCCGTCAAGGACCTGCTCTGCGACGAGAGCATCCTGACGGGGGAGTCGCTGCCGGTCGGCAAGGATCCCGCCCCGGTGGCCGGCGGGGTCGCACTGGGCGACCTGACATCGTGCCTGTTCATGGGCACCGTGATCCAGTCCGGCGGCTGCACCGGGGTGGTGGTGGCAACCGGGGCCCGGGCGGAATTCGGCCGGATCGCACTGGGCCTGGGCGAGCGGCAGCCGCAGACCGAGTTCCAGCTCGGGCTCAAGCGCTTCTCCTTCCTGCTGCTGCAGGTCGCCATCGGGCTGACCTCGCTCATCTTCATCGCGAACCTGCTGCTCCAGCGCCCGGTGATCGAATCCCTGCTGTTCTCCCTGGCCATCGCCGTGGGGATCACCCCGCAGCTCCTGCCCGCCGTCGTCAGCACCAGCCTCGCCACGGGCACCCGGCAGCTGGCCAAACGCAGGGTGCTGGTCAAACGCCTGGTCTGCATCGAGGACCTCGGCGACATGGACATTCTGGTCACGGACAAGACCGGGACCCTGACGGAGGGCCGGATCAGCTTCACCGCGGCCCTACCGGTGGCCGGCGGCGTGTCAGCGGAGCAGCTGTTCACCCTCGGGCTGCTCGCCACCGAGGCGGACTACGCGGAGGCGAAGCGTTCCGTGATCGGGCAGAACCCGCTGGACGCCGCACTCTGGGAGTCCCCGCAGGCCGCGGCCTTCGAACCCGCCCGCTTCGAACGGCTCGACGTGATCGATTTCGACCACCAGCGCCGGCGGACCAGCGTGCTGGTCCGCGACGCCGGCGGCCCCGCCCGGATCATCACCAAGGGCTCGCCGGAGGACGTGCTGGCCCTGTGTGGCGCCACGCCGGCCGCGGTGCAGGCCCTGCTGGATGAACAGTTCGACGCCGGCTCCCGGGTTGTGGCGGTGGCGACCAGGGACGCGGCCGGGCTGGAGGACATGTCACAGGCCGACGAAAAGGATCTGGCCCTGGCCGGGTTCCTGGTCTTCCTCGACAAGCCCAAGGCCAATGCGCGGGAGTCCCTGGACCGGCTCGAGGCGCTGGGCATCACGGTCAAGATCGCCACCGGGGACAACGCCAAGGTGGCGGAGCGGGTCTGCGACGAGCTCGGGGTGCTCTCCGGCGGGACCATCACCGGCGCCGAGGCGGAGGCCATGTCCGATCCGGAGCTCAGCGCCGCCGCCCGCGAGGCCAGCATCTTCGCCCGCGTCTCGCCGGAGCAGAAGGCCCGGATCATCCGGCTGCTGCGCCAGAGCGGCGGAGCCGTCGGGTTCATGGGCGACGGCGTGAACGATGCGCTCGCGCTGCACCAGGCGGACATCGGCATCTCCGTGGACAGCGCTACGGACGTCGCCAAGGACGCCGCCGACGTCGTGCTCCTCGACAAGGACCTCGGCGTGCTGGCCGACGGCGTGATGGAGGGCCGGCGGATCTTCGCCAACACGATCAAGTACGTGCTGATGGGCACCTCCAGCAACTTCGGCAACATGTTCAGCGCGGCGACGGCGTCCGTGGTGCTCAGCTTCCTGCCGATGTTGCCCGGCCAGATCCTGCTCAACAACCTGCTCTACGACACCGGCCAGTTGGCCATCCCCGGCGACCGGGTGGACAAGGAACAGCTGCTGGCCCCGGCCCACTGGAACATCGCCTTCATCCGGCGCTTCATGTTTCTCTTTGGCCCCATCAGCTCCGTCTTCGACTTCGCGACGTTCGCCTTGATGCTGTTCGTCTTCGACGCTGTCCCGGGGGAGTTCCGGGCCGGCTGGTTCATCGAGTCCATCGCCACCCAGACGCTGATCATCTTCGCGATCCGGACCCGCCGGGTCCCCTTCCTCCGCAGCCGCCCCTCGCTCGGACTCCTGTGCGCCTCGCTGGGCGTGGTGGCCCTGGGGGTGTTCCTGCCGCTGTCCCCGCTCGCCGGTGTGCTGGGCTTCGATCCGTTGCCGGTGCCCTTCTTCCTGGCTCTGCTGGGCATGACCGTGGTGTACCTGGTGCTGGTGGAGATTGCCAAGCAGTGGTTCTTCTCCCGTGCCGCCCAGCAGCCCGCGGTGCCTGTACTGCCGCGGGTCCGCCGCCGGGGCAAGGACCACCACGTGGCCCGGCGCGCGGCACGCTTCAGTACGACGAACGCCGCCACGGCGCACGCCCGCCGGGCACCGTTGGCGCCCCGCCGGGGCAGGCCGGGCCGGGGCAAGCGAAACCGGGTACAAGGGCCCTCACATCCACGGAACTCCTGACAGATAGTGGGAGAAAGCGGCCGACCGCTCCGATGCCCATGCTGCTCCGGTGTCCAGCCTCCTCCGATGCCCAGCCCGCGGAGCACATCACCCCAGGGCCCGTCGGCCGGCGCCCGATTGGAAAGCCAAGACGATGAGCATTTTTGAAGACAGGGTCGACGCCGGGCGGCAGCTGGGGCGGCGTTTGGCGGACCTTCGCGGCAAGGACATCGTGGTCCTTGGCCTTCCGCGCGGCGGGGTACCGGTGGCGTTCGAGGTTGCCGCCGCGCTGGATGCGCCCCTGGACGTGATCGTCGTGCGCAAGCTCGGACTGCCGTACCAGCCCGAGCTCGCCATGGGGGCGATCGGCGAGGGCGGCGCCCGGGTTTTGGAGGAGCATGTGCTGGCCCAGGCCCGGGTCAGTGACGCGGAACTGCAGGCCGCCGAAGACCACGAGCGGGCCGTGCTCGAAAACCGGGTGGCACGGTTCCGGAAGGGCCGCACCCGCCAGGACCTGACCGGGCGCATCGCCGTGATCGTCGACGACGGCATCGCCACCGGCTCCACCGCCCGGGTGGCCTGCCGGATTGCCCGCAAACTGGGGGCCGCGAGGGTCATCCTGGCGGTGCCGGTTGCCCCGGCCGACACCCTCGCAAGCCTGAGCGAACCCGACGAGGTGGTCTGCCTGGCCACGCCCCGGCAGTTTTCCGCCGTCGGCTACCACTACCGAGACTTCTCACCCACCGAGGACGACGAGGTGATCCAGTTGCTCGACGCCGCCGCCCGGCGGCTGCTGGATTCGCCGCCGGCCGGGGCCACTGCGGTCACCGAGGACCCCGCGGAGTTCGATGAAGAGGTGGAGATTCCGTCCCGGGGAGTCCGGCTGCAGGGCCAGCTGCACCTTCCGGTGCCGGCCCGGGCCGTGGTGCTTTTTGCCCACGGGAGCGGCAGCAGCAGGCACAGCCCGCGGAACCGGTTTGTGGCCAGCGTCCTGCAGCGCGCCGGCCTGGGCACCCTGCTGCTGGACCTGCTCACGCCGGCGGAGGAGCGCAACCGCGCCAACGTCTTCGACATCGAGCTGCTGGCCCGCCGGCTGTCCTCGGCCACCGAC harbors:
- a CDS encoding type 1 glutamine amidotransferase domain-containing protein codes for the protein MSEHTIAGKKVAFLLTDGVEQIELTSPWDAVKEAGGEPTLVAPKDGKLQGYDGTEKGETFDVDLAVDQARASDFDALVIPGGVVNADHLRVHKGAQDFVRGFFEQHKPVASICHGPWLLIDAGVVSGRNVTSYHTLQTDLKNAGANWSDEEVVVDQGLVTSRNPHDLPAFNSKLLEEIAEGEHAGQTA
- a CDS encoding VOC family protein → MTTLNPYLGFRDTAKDAMTFYQSVFGGELNMSTFAEFQASEDPAEQDKIMHAMLTSDKGMVLMGADTPNSMDYTPGNNFSVSLSGTDEAELRGYWDKLSDGGTVSMPLEKAPWGDTFGMCKDKFGVDWLVNIAPAAG
- a CDS encoding alpha/beta fold hydrolase: MASNRNETTMSRPVRIEVEAAGHLGHVFASRRPAGTAGEAAVVLIHGIGASHRYLQRLHGLLAESVDTFSIDLPGFGATPRPSHTLSVAEHATYILGALEQLGVTEFVVVGHSMGTQFAVEAARQQPSRIPHVVLMGPVVNDRRRTVAQQALALGRDCLFFESPSSNALVFTDYLRCGPNWYLKNLRVMMDYPIEEKIAGVTAPVLVIRGANDPVAPADWCRRLAARAASATFLEIEGTGHVVQHNRAVQVADSILGFTGAAASGNETAQGSTA
- a CDS encoding triacylglycerol lipase, which produces MSSVLRLAGWWARDYAYAAGRQLRSALSRVGPEEFLSGAGRPVVVIPGIFEDWRFMLPLIRELHGAGHPVHVVTVLQRNRLAVPKAAALIAGYLGDRDLRDTLIVAHSKGGLIGKYVMMSLDPEQRVTRMVAVGSPFSGSRYAGYMLLPSLRALSPRSAVTVQLSREQRVNERITSVYGLFDPHIPEGSVLPGARNVLLDTGGHFRILAHEVTIRTVLAEAAAPPAPRVAATPKARGPEG
- a CDS encoding GAF and ANTAR domain-containing protein, translated to MVSESTATSINQHLHQLVLNSADVEEFLGELARVSARSLSEPGDEILCGITLLRQRKAATVASSSAAAQAMDEIQYGFGDGPCVTASREQVTVHIADLDGDSRWPQCAARVREHGMRSILAVPFLLDGETRAALNLYSHRPHRFDERAQQLASIFVSQTTMALGLAVRFAHFSETAVNLKATLETRTAIDVAIGIIMAQNRCSQAEAFELLKTASSTRNVKLHTVAAAIVDAMGHGPARTHFED
- the mgtA gene encoding magnesium-translocating P-type ATPase; amino-acid sequence: MPQLETREAASPPLTIADAAQTDAARVLARLGSGARGLDHAEAAERLAVLGPNAVRTHEASGWSVLGRQFRSPILILLLVTAGLSLFLGDATNSIVIGVILLVSVGLGFSNEFRAERAAEALHSRVTHTAVVLRDGTAREVNVTALVPGDVVQLGLGAIIPADLRLLAVKDLLCDESILTGESLPVGKDPAPVAGGVALGDLTSCLFMGTVIQSGGCTGVVVATGARAEFGRIALGLGERQPQTEFQLGLKRFSFLLLQVAIGLTSLIFIANLLLQRPVIESLLFSLAIAVGITPQLLPAVVSTSLATGTRQLAKRRVLVKRLVCIEDLGDMDILVTDKTGTLTEGRISFTAALPVAGGVSAEQLFTLGLLATEADYAEAKRSVIGQNPLDAALWESPQAAAFEPARFERLDVIDFDHQRRRTSVLVRDAGGPARIITKGSPEDVLALCGATPAAVQALLDEQFDAGSRVVAVATRDAAGLEDMSQADEKDLALAGFLVFLDKPKANARESLDRLEALGITVKIATGDNAKVAERVCDELGVLSGGTITGAEAEAMSDPELSAAAREASIFARVSPEQKARIIRLLRQSGGAVGFMGDGVNDALALHQADIGISVDSATDVAKDAADVVLLDKDLGVLADGVMEGRRIFANTIKYVLMGTSSNFGNMFSAATASVVLSFLPMLPGQILLNNLLYDTGQLAIPGDRVDKEQLLAPAHWNIAFIRRFMFLFGPISSVFDFATFALMLFVFDAVPGEFRAGWFIESIATQTLIIFAIRTRRVPFLRSRPSLGLLCASLGVVALGVFLPLSPLAGVLGFDPLPVPFFLALLGMTVVYLVLVEIAKQWFFSRAAQQPAVPVLPRVRRRGKDHHVARRAARFSTTNAATAHARRAPLAPRRGRPGRGKRNRVQGPSHPRNS
- a CDS encoding phosphoribosyltransferase family protein, encoding MSIFEDRVDAGRQLGRRLADLRGKDIVVLGLPRGGVPVAFEVAAALDAPLDVIVVRKLGLPYQPELAMGAIGEGGARVLEEHVLAQARVSDAELQAAEDHERAVLENRVARFRKGRTRQDLTGRIAVIVDDGIATGSTARVACRIARKLGAARVILAVPVAPADTLASLSEPDEVVCLATPRQFSAVGYHYRDFSPTEDDEVIQLLDAAARRLLDSPPAGATAVTEDPAEFDEEVEIPSRGVRLQGQLHLPVPARAVVLFAHGSGSSRHSPRNRFVASVLQRAGLGTLLLDLLTPAEERNRANVFDIELLARRLSSATDWLATRTDTASCAIGYFGASTGAGAALWSASEPSARASAVVSRGGRPDLAGPRLSAVRAPTLLIVGSFDYEVLELNRKAKAMMRCPNQLAVVQGATHLFEEPGTLAAAAILARDWFAKYLLPETEPPRKE